GGCGGCGGAAAGCCACTCCAGAGGTCGGGGCGATTCACTTCGGTGCTAATCGCTTCGAACACCGCTGCGAGTTCAGCTGGAGGCAGATCATCGAGATGGCCACTCATCAACGCGAGACCCAGCCATAACTCGTTGTCGCCCCGCAGAGCCGCCACGGTTCTGCCGATTTCCGTGGGCACCAGGTCGTCGAGAGCTCCGAAATGCTGAAGGATCTCCATCAAGGCAACAAACGTGTCCCAGTGCCGGTTGGCACGGTGATGGAGCAGTTGCTGGCGCTCGGTGATTTCCAGTTCCAGCTCCTCCATGCGCCGCCGGTGCTTCTTGAGCTGTTTGCGATCCCCCCAACGATGGGCTGGATGGACTTCCAGCTCAGCCTCAAGCTCCTGAACAGACTGCAACTGGGTCAGAACCTCCCCGGCAAGGTCGTACTGGGGTGTGGTCATGTCATGGCGTTGGGCCATGTGGCCCACAGCGAGAGCGAGGCCACCGCTCTGCTGATCTCCATGGCGAAGCTCTCCAGCGCGTCCCAGCTCAGGCGTCTGCAGCCCTTCAACCTGCAGACAGCTGAGTTCGGCATGAAGGCTGACCACCGCCTGACAGGGCAGCAAGAGCCAGACGTTGTCGTTGGTGAGGCAAAGCAGAAGCGGAAACTGACCGGGGCCCTCGCATTTCTCCACAATCACCGCCGGCGTGACTCCACCGCGCAACTGGGGAGCCTTCAGACTGACCAGCGTGCCAACGCTGGCGAACTGAAGTGCCAGCGTGAGCTCGTGGGCAAGGGTTTCTTCGGCCTGCTGCTGAAGGATGCGCAACAACCGCCTTTCTTCGCGGAGACGGCTGCGCAACTTTTCATAGTCTTCGAAATCTTCCCAGGGCACATCACCGGCGGTGCCCTGCAACTGCCCGAGCTGAAGACGCAGCTGCTGAAGAATCTCCTCCTCCTCAACCAAATCGAGACTGGCGAGATAGCGGCCGAAGCTTCGTTCAACCAGCTCCCGAGCCTTGGCCAGATCGTGGCGCTGCAAGAGATTGAGCACCATCCCGTAGCTGGGTGTGAACTGACTGACAAGGGGATCCGCTGGGCTTGTGGCCAGCTGCCCCGCCTCTCGCACCCCTTCAAAACGACTCTGCACCGTCACCACATAGCCCTTTGAATCCAAGCCACGCCGACCGGCACGACCGGCCATCTGCAGGAATTCGCTGGCCATCAGCGGCCTGTGGCCCCGCTCCGTGCGCTTGGAGAGAGCGGCGATCACGGTGCTGCGCGCAGGCATGTTGATCCCAGCGGCAAGGGTTTCCGTTGCGAACACAACCTTCACCAAGCCCTGCTGGAACAACTCCTCGATCAGCTCTTTCCACGCCGGCAACACGCCGGCGTGGTGAGCCGCAATCCCTCGCAGGAGCGCATCGGCATGCAAGCCATCGCGTACG
The sequence above is a segment of the Synechococcus sp. PROS-7-1 genome. Coding sequences within it:
- a CDS encoding RNA helicase — encoded protein: MKDQDPQAAQPASVGSPDPAQLFPFPLDDFQLEAIDALNQGHSVVVSAPTGSGKTLVGEYAIYRAIAHGQKVFYTTPLKALSNQKLRDFREQFGADNVGLMTGDLSVNREASIVVMTTEIFRNMLYAEADECDDPLADVEAVVLDECHYMNDSQRGTVWEESIIHCPLPVQLVALSATVANAGQLTDWIERVHGPTRLVLSDFRPVPLQFSFCSAKGLHPLLNDQGTGLHPNCKVWRAPKGNKRKGRSQRPPQPEPPPISFVVAQMAEREMLPAIYFIFSRRGCDKAVRDLGVQCLVNESEQARIRERLKAYTAANPEAVRDGLHADALLRGIAAHHAGVLPAWKELIEELFQQGLVKVVFATETLAAGINMPARSTVIAALSKRTERGHRPLMASEFLQMAGRAGRRGLDSKGYVVTVQSRFEGVREAGQLATSPADPLVSQFTPSYGMVLNLLQRHDLAKARELVERSFGRYLASLDLVEEEEILQQLRLQLGQLQGTAGDVPWEDFEDYEKLRSRLREERRLLRILQQQAEETLAHELTLALQFASVGTLVSLKAPQLRGGVTPAVIVEKCEGPGQFPLLLCLTNDNVWLLLPCQAVVSLHAELSCLQVEGLQTPELGRAGELRHGDQQSGGLALAVGHMAQRHDMTTPQYDLAGEVLTQLQSVQELEAELEVHPAHRWGDRKQLKKHRRRMEELELEITERQQLLHHRANRHWDTFVALMEILQHFGALDDLVPTEIGRTVAALRGDNELWLGLALMSGHLDDLPPAELAAVFEAISTEVNRPDLWSGFPPPPRAEEALHDLSGIRRELLRAQERHRVVVPAWWEPELMGLVEAWARGVAWNDLIANTSLDEGDVVRIMRRTIDLLAQVPYCEAISEQLRSHARQALKAINRFPVAEADDLLKAAAAESEPLNPATERAA